The following coding sequences are from one uncultured Methanobrevibacter sp. window:
- a CDS encoding 30S ribosomal protein S17e — MGNIRTSFVKRISKELIETHQGKFTTDFEENKKLVAEYSTVSTKHLRNKIAGYITRLVKQQANQA; from the coding sequence ATGGGAAACATTAGAACTTCATTCGTAAAACGTATATCAAAAGAATTAATTGAAACTCACCAAGGCAAATTTACCACTGATTTTGAAGAAAACAAAAAATTAGTGGCAGAGTACTCTACTGTAAGTACTAAACACTTAAGAAATAAAATTGCTGGTTACATTACTAGATTAGTAAAACAACAAGCAAACCAAGCTTAA
- a CDS encoding aspartate kinase encodes MELIVAKFGGTSIGNGQRIRKAAQSIVNAYMEGKKVVVVVSAINKTTDDLVAIADESIGKEVTEKQLAEILSMGERTSIRVFSSVLESLGVKSEYIDPSHDLWPVITDDNYGKAQIDFERTEEQAQGLLGLLEQGIIPVVCGFLGRTENGEVTTLGRGGSDVTAFLLGHCLNADNVIIVTDVDGVMSTDPRKINEAEKLDYISVEEMRDLATHGAQVLHPHALRFKDPEIKAKIISFEKGDLSDPGTEIVGPFEDSMSKSVCLHPEPISVVALVGEDLLNQIGLLAKMTTLVAEANINIYGISAGQNSITLFLDKCDADEAYHLLHNLVIAEDSLSSISLGRDIAMLTMINPDFIETPGVITEITNPLKEAHINIVEISSSQTAIVLFINWEDGKVAYDLIKGVL; translated from the coding sequence ATGGAATTAATTGTAGCCAAATTTGGCGGTACTTCGATTGGAAATGGACAAAGAATTAGAAAAGCTGCACAATCTATCGTAAATGCATATATGGAAGGAAAGAAGGTTGTGGTTGTTGTATCAGCTATTAACAAGACTACTGATGACTTAGTAGCTATTGCTGATGAATCCATTGGAAAAGAAGTTACTGAAAAGCAATTGGCGGAAATTTTATCCATGGGTGAGAGAACCAGCATCAGAGTATTTTCATCAGTCTTGGAATCCTTAGGTGTAAAATCTGAATATATAGATCCAAGTCATGATTTATGGCCTGTAATTACTGATGACAACTATGGAAAAGCTCAAATTGACTTTGAAAGAACTGAAGAACAAGCTCAAGGGCTTTTAGGACTTTTAGAGCAAGGAATCATCCCAGTTGTCTGCGGATTCTTGGGAAGGACTGAAAATGGAGAAGTGACTACCTTAGGAAGAGGTGGAAGTGATGTAACTGCATTCCTATTAGGTCATTGCTTAAATGCAGATAATGTGATTATCGTTACTGATGTGGATGGAGTAATGTCCACTGATCCAAGAAAAATCAATGAAGCTGAAAAATTAGATTACATCTCTGTTGAAGAGATGAGAGATTTAGCTACTCATGGAGCTCAAGTTTTACACCCTCATGCTTTAAGATTTAAAGATCCTGAAATAAAAGCGAAAATCATTAGCTTTGAAAAAGGTGATTTGTCTGACCCTGGGACTGAGATTGTAGGTCCCTTCGAAGATTCCATGAGCAAATCAGTATGCTTGCATCCTGAACCTATCTCTGTAGTTGCTTTAGTTGGGGAAGATTTGCTTAATCAAATTGGACTCCTTGCAAAAATGACAACTTTGGTAGCGGAAGCTAACATTAACATTTATGGAATTTCTGCAGGTCAAAATTCAATTACCTTATTCTTGGATAAATGTGATGCTGATGAAGCATACCATTTATTGCATAATTTAGTCATTGCTGAAGACAGCTTAAGCTCAATATCCTTAGGAAGGGACATTGCAATGTTAACCATGATTAATCCAGACTTTATTGAAACTCCTGGAGTAATCACTGAAATCACCAATCCACTTAAGGAAGCACACATAAACATTGTCGAAATCTCATCATCCCAAACTGCTATTGTCTTATTCATTAACTGGGAAGATGGTAAGGTAGCATACGACTTAATCAAGGGAGTTTTATAA
- a CDS encoding chorismate mutase yields MDKKEIMGLFENEEEAQDILEKSRKRIDEIDNDLVNLISERTSLARSIVLAKVFLGMEIYDKSREEQVHAKVNKLAEDLNIDNDILSDIMDMLTTLNKNKQREILEE; encoded by the coding sequence GTGGATAAGAAAGAGATTATGGGCTTATTTGAAAATGAGGAAGAAGCTCAGGATATTCTTGAAAAGTCTAGAAAAAGAATCGATGAAATTGATAATGATTTAGTTAACTTAATAAGTGAAAGAACTTCACTTGCTAGGAGTATTGTTTTAGCTAAAGTTTTTTTAGGCATGGAAATTTATGATAAATCAAGAGAAGAACAAGTTCATGCCAAAGTAAATAAATTAGCTGAAGACTTGAACATTGATAACGATATTCTTAGCGATATTATGGATATGCTAACAACTTTAAATAAAAATAAACAAAGAGAAATTTTGGAGGAATGA